The following coding sequences lie in one Pelobacter seleniigenes DSM 18267 genomic window:
- a CDS encoding substrate-binding domain-containing protein, translating into MICRPGEADGHAAVSRLLERSDPPDAILTSSGLLAGGAFRAIRDKEIAVPEQLAFATFDESPWTAMTRPAITVIEQPTYAIGQTAGEMLFKRILDPTRPTRQVVLSSRLLVRHSCGC; encoded by the coding sequence TTGATCTGCCGGCCAGGGGAAGCGGACGGGCATGCCGCGGTCAGCCGGCTTCTTGAACGCAGTGATCCGCCCGATGCCATTCTCACCAGTAGCGGTTTGTTGGCCGGGGGAGCGTTTCGGGCCATTCGCGATAAAGAAATCGCCGTTCCCGAGCAACTGGCCTTTGCGACTTTTGACGAGTCGCCATGGACGGCCATGACCCGCCCGGCCATCACGGTGATTGAACAACCGACCTACGCCATCGGCCAGACGGCCGGAGAGATGTTGTTCAAACGCATTCTTGACCCGACCCGGCCGACCCGCCAGGTGGTATTGTCAAGCCGGCTCTTGGTTCGCCACTCCTGCGGCTGTTAG
- a CDS encoding LacI family DNA-binding transcriptional regulator, whose amino-acid sequence MRIKDIAAAAGVSTATVSRVLSGKQHVRPEVQEKVLDVIKEMNYSPNRAAAACVRKNPVRSG is encoded by the coding sequence ATGAGAATCAAAGATATCGCGGCAGCAGCCGGTGTTTCGACGGCAACGGTTTCCAGGGTTTTGAGTGGCAAACAACATGTGCGCCCGGAGGTCCAGGAAAAGGTGCTGGACGTCATTAAGGAAATGAATTATTCCCCGAACCGGGCGGCCGCAGCCTGCGTTCGAAAAAATCCAGTTCGATCGGGCTGA
- a CDS encoding methyl-accepting chemotaxis protein — MKWQDLNIGLKLTIGFGIMLILILAGGIVGYSGLKSVGHSMTVISDEEAPVVDASMEMKISLMEAMASMDEFHAATAVMATMDESKLATLEKAYLQAARTFDQGVEAILNGGHMGDVAVIKTDNPLLAEQVRKAAEIHDAKYETTAKELMEDGRRLLAIKTSETEAMGNVEDMVKLIGSAAEEVESKITEKVNRRIKEENLDLAGQAILREEIPVADMAMEMKYVIAKTRILLEEYAQTNNLAELDQLEQFYQTLLTEFDTMATAVTTGGTIDGVKVIATDSPEVKAMVVELQNNHRKLEAAATNLMQARRQLITQTAETAATMSRLDLAGEEAAGILSKIEELAGGEMTLAKITGRQSSSSAIFWQIIVVAGSMVIGALLGFVITRSLSRPIRQGVALADDIALGDFSQRLNLARKDEIGRLGNALDRMAANLEEKARLAEVIAEGDLTQDVKVASARDQLGNALKLMVNGLREMVSGIQVAGEQIASGSSQVADASQSLSQGATESAASLEEVTASMNEMTSQVRNSAENAGSANQLSSAAQQAAEKGNQQMVEMLAAMEEIERSGQDISKIIKVIEEIAFQTNLLALNAAVEAARAGQHGKGFAVVAEEVRNLAARSAKAAEETTALIKGSVSLTGQGTLIARQTAEALKEIMNGTTEVSVLLEEIAAAANEQAQGINEVTTGLTQIDQVTQQNTASAEESAAAAEQLSGQAAQLREMLQRFSLRNTGPTLDYQPG, encoded by the coding sequence ATGAAATGGCAGGACTTAAATATCGGCCTTAAGCTCACCATCGGTTTCGGTATTATGCTGATCCTTATTCTGGCAGGAGGCATCGTTGGCTATTCGGGGTTAAAGAGCGTCGGCCATTCCATGACGGTCATCAGCGACGAAGAGGCCCCGGTGGTTGATGCATCAATGGAGATGAAAATCTCTCTGATGGAGGCAATGGCGTCAATGGATGAATTCCATGCCGCCACTGCGGTTATGGCCACCATGGATGAAAGCAAGCTGGCTACCCTCGAAAAGGCCTACCTGCAAGCCGCCCGGACCTTTGATCAGGGTGTCGAGGCGATCCTCAACGGCGGCCATATGGGTGATGTCGCGGTTATAAAAACCGATAACCCATTGCTTGCGGAGCAGGTCCGCAAAGCCGCTGAAATCCATGATGCAAAATATGAGACAACGGCCAAGGAACTGATGGAAGACGGTCGTCGCCTGCTGGCCATCAAAACAAGCGAAACAGAGGCCATGGGCAACGTCGAAGACATGGTCAAGCTGATCGGCTCAGCGGCGGAAGAGGTCGAATCCAAGATCACGGAAAAAGTCAATCGCCGCATCAAGGAGGAAAATCTCGACCTTGCCGGACAAGCGATCCTGCGGGAAGAGATTCCCGTTGCCGATATGGCCATGGAAATGAAATACGTCATTGCCAAAACCAGGATTCTGCTCGAAGAATACGCCCAGACCAATAATCTCGCGGAACTGGATCAATTGGAACAATTCTACCAAACGTTGCTGACAGAATTCGATACCATGGCAACGGCCGTCACCACCGGTGGCACAATCGACGGGGTGAAAGTCATTGCCACCGACAGCCCCGAAGTTAAAGCCATGGTTGTCGAGTTGCAGAACAATCATCGCAAACTTGAAGCGGCCGCAACCAACCTGATGCAGGCCCGCCGCCAGTTGATCACGCAAACCGCCGAGACCGCAGCCACTATGAGCCGCCTTGACCTGGCAGGAGAAGAAGCCGCCGGAATTCTCAGCAAAATTGAAGAGCTTGCCGGTGGCGAGATGACCCTGGCCAAAATCACCGGCCGACAGTCAAGTAGCAGCGCCATCTTCTGGCAGATTATTGTCGTAGCCGGTTCCATGGTCATTGGTGCTCTACTCGGTTTCGTCATCACCCGGAGTCTGAGCCGACCGATCAGACAGGGCGTTGCCCTGGCCGACGACATCGCCCTGGGCGATTTTTCGCAACGCCTCAACCTTGCCCGTAAGGATGAAATCGGTCGGCTGGGGAACGCCCTCGACCGCATGGCCGCCAACCTGGAAGAGAAAGCCCGCTTGGCTGAAGTCATTGCCGAAGGCGACCTGACTCAGGATGTGAAGGTTGCTTCGGCCAGGGACCAGCTTGGCAACGCCTTGAAACTGATGGTTAACGGACTGCGCGAAATGGTCAGCGGCATCCAGGTGGCCGGCGAACAGATCGCCTCCGGGTCGAGCCAGGTCGCCGATGCCAGTCAGTCCCTCTCGCAGGGAGCGACAGAGTCAGCTGCTTCCCTGGAAGAGGTCACGGCATCGATGAATGAAATGACCAGTCAGGTCCGCAACAGTGCGGAAAACGCGGGTTCGGCCAATCAGCTGTCGAGTGCTGCACAGCAGGCTGCCGAAAAAGGCAATCAGCAGATGGTGGAGATGCTCGCGGCCATGGAAGAGATCGAACGGTCCGGCCAGGACATCAGCAAAATCATCAAGGTGATCGAAGAAATTGCCTTCCAGACCAATTTGCTGGCCCTGAACGCGGCTGTCGAGGCAGCCCGTGCCGGTCAGCATGGCAAGGGGTTTGCCGTAGTCGCCGAAGAAGTGCGCAATCTGGCGGCACGTAGCGCCAAAGCGGCCGAGGAAACAACCGCACTCATCAAGGGCTCCGTGTCGCTGACCGGCCAGGGCACCCTGATCGCCAGACAAACCGCGGAGGCGCTGAAAGAGATCATGAATGGAACGACCGAGGTCTCCGTTCTGCTCGAGGAGATCGCGGCCGCCGCCAATGAACAGGCCCAGGGGATCAATGAAGTAACCACCGGACTGACCCAGATCGATCAGGTCACCCAGCAGAATACGGCCAGTGCCGAAGAAAGCGCCGCTGCCGCCGAACAGCTATCCGGGCAGGCGGCCCAGCTGCGGGAGATGTTGCAACGCTTCTCCCTTCGGAACACCGGCCCAACCCTCGATTATCAGCCCGGCTAA
- a CDS encoding STAS domain-containing protein, with protein MLALNEEVASDGALVVSLEGEATVENLDQVKEALLAALLNHDQVLVNCDRLESIDIFFIQLLCSAHRTAVAQEKKFALLDSLPSSLRDTVKVAGFIRQHGCRSGSGGDRYCLWI; from the coding sequence ATGCTTGCACTCAATGAGGAAGTCGCTTCCGACGGTGCTTTGGTCGTGAGCCTGGAGGGAGAAGCAACGGTGGAAAATCTCGACCAGGTAAAAGAGGCACTGTTGGCGGCACTCCTCAACCATGATCAGGTCCTGGTGAATTGCGACCGGCTTGAATCAATCGACATATTTTTCATCCAGCTGCTTTGCTCCGCTCATCGCACCGCAGTTGCCCAGGAAAAAAAATTCGCTCTTCTTGATTCTCTTCCGTCTTCCTTGCGTGACACCGTCAAAGTGGCTGGGTTTATTCGTCAACACGGCTGTCGTTCTGGTAGCGGCGGCGATCGGTATTGCTTGTGGATTTGA
- a CDS encoding hybrid sensor histidine kinase/response regulator, with the protein MTSRRLRLLWIAGFFLWSLLIVLLGWQDRQSELLTVNNLAKAEAKGSYNKDLVYRRWVAKQGGVYVKTSDYTPANPYLSHLPDRDLALADGTVLTLVNPAYMTRQVYDLAEVQFGAKGHITSLKPLRPGNAPDPWEEQALHRFHQGEHEVSTVTTIRNQQYLRLMYPMITEDSCLKCHARQGYQPGDIRGGISVSIPMQPYQQAYAKMSGTHLTGRIIIWLAGSLLLLFSYLFLKKRFDLELMARQRAETSEHKYRMLFDQATIGFALVDAASKEILECNQALAEMTGWTPEELRGRPQSILHHARPDSSPQANSRLKEQSDRSATLREDTFVTRHGKTFPVWLKAHRFALEGREIIFGAIQDISQQKQNEDILREKEAKYRALLNNQNDAVFLHRYRNEGFNHFVEVNDMALKRYGYTREELLKLSPQDISAAEEARKYGAAQIRRHLLEHKQMIFETIHVKKSGESFPVEINTSVVDLNGEKFLLATARDISERKQAEQTNRQLESQLQQKYKMEAIGLLAGGMAHNFNNNLAIILGNLQLATAKLGNHPNVLQYLENARTGVHRARELVRQIATYSRQDPQQKRPVQPAAIIQETLSLLQSTMPSTVNFNFSLTEQNPPLTILADPTRIQEALINLCTNAVHAMNEHGDLQLSLRSAELKLQDLPLKSNLTPGRYACVAVSDNGCGMTAETIERIFDPFFTTKGVDEGTGMGLSTVKGIVEQHDGLIRVESEPGKGSTFSLFFPATNDSCETQPDQEAMPVMRGQEAILIVEDDQMLAELNRTIFEDKGYAVTVEIDSLQALERIRQNPRQFDLILSDQSMPGLTGLELTRGSP; encoded by the coding sequence ATGACTTCTCGACGACTGAGACTGCTCTGGATTGCGGGATTTTTCCTGTGGAGTCTGTTGATCGTCCTTTTGGGCTGGCAGGATCGTCAATCGGAGCTGTTGACGGTCAACAACCTGGCCAAAGCCGAAGCCAAAGGCAGTTACAACAAGGACCTCGTTTACCGACGTTGGGTCGCCAAACAGGGTGGCGTTTATGTCAAAACATCCGACTACACCCCAGCCAACCCCTATCTTTCCCATCTTCCCGACCGAGATCTGGCCCTGGCCGACGGGACGGTTCTGACCCTGGTCAACCCTGCCTATATGACCCGCCAAGTCTATGATTTAGCCGAGGTGCAGTTCGGCGCCAAAGGCCATATCACCAGCCTCAAACCACTGCGCCCGGGGAACGCTCCGGATCCGTGGGAGGAGCAGGCCCTGCACCGCTTTCATCAGGGGGAACACGAAGTCAGCACGGTCACGACCATCCGCAACCAGCAATACCTGCGCCTGATGTATCCGATGATCACCGAGGACAGCTGTCTGAAATGCCATGCTCGACAGGGTTATCAGCCTGGAGATATTCGCGGCGGGATCAGTGTCAGCATTCCCATGCAGCCCTACCAGCAGGCTTATGCCAAGATGAGCGGAACCCATCTGACCGGCCGCATCATTATCTGGCTGGCGGGATCCTTACTGCTGTTATTCTCCTACCTGTTTCTGAAAAAGCGCTTTGACCTCGAACTGATGGCCCGCCAGCGGGCCGAAACATCCGAGCATAAATACCGCATGCTGTTCGACCAGGCCACTATCGGTTTCGCCCTGGTCGATGCCGCCAGCAAAGAGATCCTTGAATGCAACCAGGCGCTGGCCGAGATGACCGGATGGACCCCGGAGGAGCTCAGAGGCCGGCCGCAAAGTATACTTCATCATGCCCGACCGGATTCATCACCGCAGGCCAACAGCCGACTCAAGGAACAGAGCGATCGCTCCGCGACCCTGCGTGAGGATACTTTTGTCACCCGTCACGGAAAGACCTTCCCGGTCTGGCTGAAAGCCCACAGATTTGCCCTGGAAGGACGCGAGATCATCTTTGGGGCCATTCAGGATATCTCGCAGCAGAAGCAAAACGAAGACATTCTGCGCGAAAAAGAGGCTAAATACCGCGCCCTCCTCAACAATCAGAACGATGCGGTCTTCCTGCACCGCTACCGGAACGAAGGATTCAACCATTTTGTCGAAGTCAACGACATGGCCCTGAAACGCTACGGCTATACCAGGGAAGAACTGCTCAAGCTTTCCCCGCAGGATATTTCAGCGGCCGAAGAGGCCCGCAAATACGGAGCCGCGCAAATCAGACGCCACCTGCTTGAACACAAGCAGATGATCTTTGAAACGATTCACGTCAAAAAATCGGGTGAGTCCTTCCCGGTTGAAATCAATACCTCGGTGGTCGATTTGAATGGCGAAAAATTCCTGCTGGCGACGGCCCGCGATATTTCAGAACGTAAGCAGGCCGAACAGACCAACCGACAGTTGGAAAGTCAGCTGCAGCAGAAATATAAGATGGAAGCCATCGGCCTGCTGGCCGGAGGCATGGCCCATAACTTCAACAACAATCTGGCCATTATTCTCGGCAACCTGCAACTGGCCACAGCCAAGCTCGGCAATCATCCCAACGTGCTGCAATACCTGGAAAACGCCCGCACCGGAGTTCATCGCGCCCGGGAACTGGTCCGCCAGATTGCCACCTACAGCCGCCAGGATCCCCAACAAAAAAGACCCGTACAACCGGCGGCGATCATCCAGGAAACACTCAGTCTGCTGCAATCAACCATGCCGTCTACCGTTAATTTCAACTTCTCCCTGACCGAGCAGAATCCCCCCCTGACGATTCTCGCCGATCCGACCCGGATTCAGGAAGCCCTGATCAATCTCTGCACCAATGCGGTCCATGCCATGAATGAACACGGCGACCTGCAACTGTCCCTGCGCAGCGCGGAACTGAAGCTCCAGGACCTGCCGCTCAAGTCAAACCTGACTCCGGGCAGATATGCCTGCGTGGCGGTCTCTGATAATGGCTGCGGAATGACGGCCGAGACCATTGAACGGATATTCGACCCGTTTTTTACGACCAAGGGGGTCGATGAAGGGACCGGCATGGGGTTGTCCACGGTCAAAGGGATTGTTGAACAGCACGACGGGTTGATCCGGGTCGAGAGTGAGCCCGGAAAGGGCTCGACTTTTTCGCTCTTCTTTCCCGCCACCAATGATTCCTGCGAAACCCAACCGGACCAAGAAGCCATGCCGGTGATGCGCGGCCAGGAAGCCATCCTCATCGTTGAAGATGATCAGATGCTGGCCGAACTCAATCGCACAATTTTTGAGGATAAAGGCTATGCAGTCACGGTGGAGATCGACAGTCTCCAGGCCCTGGAAAGGATCAGACAGAACCCCCGGCAGTTTGACCTGATCTTGAGCGATCAGAGTATGCCGGGACTAACCGGGCTCGAATTGACCCGGGGAAGCCCATAA
- a CDS encoding chemotaxis protein CheW, which yields MEKANLIDANQYLTFKLGDEEFGLTIAKVREVLDFTSLTKVPQTPDYMCGVLNLRGSVVPVVDLKLKFGLQQTARTVNTCIIIVEIEIDGEVTVLGILADAVHEVVEIDAEQVEPAPKIGTRLDTAFIQGMGKLEDDFVVILDIDKVFSLDEIAGVRAA from the coding sequence ATGGAAAAAGCCAACCTTATTGATGCCAATCAGTATCTCACCTTCAAGCTTGGAGATGAGGAATTCGGCCTGACTATCGCAAAAGTGCGCGAGGTGCTGGATTTTACCAGCCTGACCAAGGTTCCTCAAACCCCGGATTATATGTGTGGCGTGCTTAATCTGCGTGGCAGTGTCGTCCCGGTGGTCGATCTGAAATTGAAATTTGGCCTGCAGCAAACAGCGAGAACGGTGAACACCTGTATCATCATTGTCGAGATCGAAATTGATGGTGAAGTTACCGTACTGGGAATTCTGGCCGACGCTGTCCATGAGGTTGTGGAAATCGATGCCGAGCAGGTTGAGCCGGCGCCGAAAATTGGGACTCGGCTTGATACCGCTTTTATCCAGGGGATGGGGAAACTGGAGGACGATTTTGTGGTCATTCTTGATATCGACAAAGTTTTTTCTCTTGATGAGATTGCCGGAGTCAGGGCGGCTTGA
- a CDS encoding response regulator, producing MAATILTVDDSKSIRQMVSFTLQQAGYQVLEAGDGKEAMALLNSQVKLVLSDLNMPNMDGIALIKEIRSTPGFKFLPVIMLTTESQDSRKQEGRAAGATGWIVKPFNPEQLLAVVKKVLG from the coding sequence ATGGCAGCAACGATTTTAACCGTAGATGATTCAAAAAGTATCCGCCAAATGGTGTCTTTTACCCTTCAGCAAGCTGGATATCAGGTCCTTGAAGCCGGCGATGGTAAGGAAGCCATGGCGTTGTTGAATTCGCAGGTCAAGCTGGTTTTGTCAGATTTGAATATGCCGAATATGGACGGAATCGCCCTGATAAAAGAAATCCGCAGTACGCCGGGGTTTAAATTTTTACCGGTAATCATGCTGACGACGGAAAGCCAGGATTCCAGAAAGCAGGAAGGCCGTGCTGCCGGCGCAACCGGATGGATTGTCAAACCTTTTAATCCCGAGCAATTGCTCGCCGTGGTGAAAAAGGTTCTTGGCTAG
- a CDS encoding chemotaxis protein CheA, producing MMDQYSQAFKEEAEELLGELESSLLELEETPDDMDLVAKVFRAMHTIKGSGAMFGFDEISRFTHEVETVYDLVRNGKLQVSKELINLSLTARDHICSLLTDGEGRSGSAGNGEALIASFQNLIPGKPAARQEAVAAPPEPEEAEGVTYRIRLTLPENIILSGTRPDSLLRELNDLGSCRVIAQGDRIPLLDELAPESCHVHWDLILTTERGVNAIKDVFIFVEEDIDLKIDEIDDSLLLDEDPDYKRLGEILVDRGDLSQDDLNALLAEAKPFGQKLIDTSKVPADKIEAALQEQQLVRTARNRRQSREAESSVRVPAERLDDLVNMVGELVTVKARLARAAALLGNSELTEIAEEVERLTDELRDNSLTMRMLPIGATFSKFKRLVRDLAAGLGKNVELKTEGAETEIDKTVIEKLNDPLVHLIRNSLDHGIESPEERTAAGKPKVGTVVMTAGHVGDYVEITIKDDGRGLDRETLLAKGIERGLVAADAELSDQQIFELIFAAGFSTARKITDVSGRGVGMDVVKQAIDGLRGAITIASQPQQGTTINIRLPLTLAIVESLLVRIGDEVYAIPLSIVEECVELAEEKIENQGRHLINVRGKLVPYIPLREQFAISGRPARFQQIIITRLQGNRVGFVVDQVIGQHQSVIKTLGRMYKDLKAFSGATILGDGRVALILDVNHLFRQLEQGQGQFGTEAKSAAMGH from the coding sequence ATGATGGACCAGTACAGCCAAGCGTTTAAAGAGGAAGCTGAAGAACTCCTTGGAGAACTGGAAAGTTCCCTGCTCGAACTTGAGGAGACCCCGGACGACATGGACCTGGTGGCCAAGGTCTTCCGGGCTATGCATACCATTAAAGGCTCCGGGGCCATGTTCGGATTTGATGAAATTTCTCGTTTTACCCATGAAGTCGAAACCGTTTATGACCTGGTTCGCAACGGGAAGCTCCAGGTTTCCAAAGAGTTGATCAATCTTTCGCTCACCGCTCGCGATCATATTTGCAGCCTGCTGACCGATGGCGAAGGGAGGTCTGGCTCTGCAGGGAACGGAGAGGCGCTGATCGCATCTTTCCAAAACCTCATCCCCGGCAAGCCTGCAGCCCGACAGGAAGCCGTTGCTGCGCCGCCGGAACCGGAGGAGGCCGAAGGGGTGACCTATCGCATTCGTCTGACCCTTCCGGAAAATATTATCCTCAGCGGGACGCGTCCGGACAGTTTACTGCGTGAACTCAACGACCTGGGTTCCTGTCGGGTGATCGCTCAGGGAGATCGGATTCCATTGCTGGATGAACTCGCTCCGGAGAGCTGTCATGTGCACTGGGATCTCATTTTGACAACGGAGCGGGGCGTCAATGCGATCAAAGACGTCTTTATCTTTGTTGAAGAGGATATCGACCTGAAGATTGATGAGATTGACGATAGCTTGCTGCTGGATGAGGACCCTGACTATAAGCGTTTGGGTGAGATCCTGGTCGATCGTGGTGACCTGTCCCAGGACGATCTGAACGCCCTGCTGGCAGAAGCAAAACCCTTTGGCCAAAAACTCATTGATACCAGCAAGGTCCCGGCGGACAAGATCGAAGCTGCTTTGCAGGAACAGCAACTGGTTCGGACCGCCCGTAACCGAAGGCAATCCAGGGAGGCTGAAAGCAGTGTCCGGGTGCCTGCCGAACGCCTTGATGACCTGGTCAATATGGTTGGTGAACTGGTGACGGTTAAAGCCCGATTGGCTCGGGCTGCTGCGCTTCTGGGGAATTCTGAGCTCACGGAAATTGCCGAAGAAGTGGAGCGTTTGACCGACGAACTGCGCGACAACTCCTTGACCATGCGAATGTTACCGATTGGCGCAACTTTCAGTAAGTTCAAACGCTTGGTGCGCGACCTGGCCGCTGGTTTGGGCAAGAACGTGGAATTGAAAACCGAAGGGGCGGAGACCGAGATTGATAAAACAGTCATTGAAAAACTGAATGACCCGTTGGTGCACCTGATCAGGAACAGCCTCGATCATGGCATTGAGTCGCCTGAAGAAAGGACTGCCGCCGGTAAGCCGAAGGTCGGGACCGTTGTCATGACGGCCGGACACGTCGGCGATTATGTCGAAATTACCATTAAAGACGACGGTAGGGGGTTGGATCGAGAGACCCTCTTGGCCAAGGGGATCGAGCGGGGCCTGGTTGCAGCGGATGCCGAGTTGAGCGACCAACAGATCTTTGAGCTGATCTTTGCTGCCGGTTTTTCCACCGCCCGGAAAATTACCGATGTCTCTGGACGCGGGGTGGGGATGGATGTGGTCAAACAAGCCATTGATGGGTTACGCGGGGCCATCACCATTGCGAGCCAGCCACAGCAGGGAACGACGATTAACATCCGGCTTCCTCTGACTCTGGCAATTGTCGAAAGTCTGCTGGTGCGAATTGGTGACGAGGTTTACGCCATCCCGTTGTCCATCGTTGAAGAGTGTGTCGAGCTGGCCGAAGAAAAGATCGAAAACCAGGGTCGTCACCTGATCAATGTGCGGGGGAAGCTCGTCCCTTATATTCCTTTGCGAGAACAGTTTGCCATCAGCGGCCGGCCAGCGCGCTTTCAACAAATCATTATTACCCGGCTGCAGGGAAACCGGGTCGGTTTCGTGGTCGATCAGGTTATCGGTCAGCATCAGAGTGTCATCAAGACCCTCGGGCGCATGTATAAGGATTTGAAAGCGTTTTCCGGCGCGACCATTCTGGGAGACGGCCGCGTCGCTTTGATTCTCGATGTCAACCATCTGTTTCGGCAACTCGAGCAAGGCCAGGGGCAGTTTGGCACTGAGGCCAAAAGCGCCGCAATGGGACATTAA